A genomic region of Parambassis ranga chromosome 7, fParRan2.1, whole genome shotgun sequence contains the following coding sequences:
- the csde1 gene encoding cold shock domain-containing protein E1 isoform X7 produces MERGSSEPPVARNTGSAPSTSSGPMPIPRSSSVSCHPHPGSKKHKRTPLYQRSMSFDPGMLHNNGHTAYANGTGPGIRETGVVEKLLTSYGFIQCSERQARLFFHCSQYNGNLQDLKIGDDVEFEVSSDRRTGKPIAVKLLKIKPEVLPEERISGQVVSSIPLHLDGKSAPGQVPTGSVCYERNGEVFYLTYTPEDVEGNIHLDTGDKVSFYMDTNKHTGAVSARNIQLVKKKQMRCQGVVCATKEAFGFIERADVVKEIFFHYSEFKGDLEALQAGDDVEFTIKDRNGKEVATDVRLLPQGTVIFEDISIEQFEGTVVKVIPKVPTKNQNDPLPGRISARIGYNEKELPFGEKDTKSKVTLLEGDHIQFNISTDRRDKLERATNIDILPDTFNFTKETREMGVIAAIRDGFGFIKCVDRDARMFFHFSEVLEESQLHISDEVEFTVVPDMLSAQRNHAVRIKKLPKGTVSFHTQSEQRFVGVVEKEVVATTKNASPTKGKEKEAEEGVIAYEDCGVKLTVPYHAKDLEGGHPQAGDKVEFSISEVKRTGMQSAVSIRVLNRNASNAKRLHGFVATLKDNFGFIETANHDQEIFFHYSEMCGDLENLELGDTVEYALSKGKGNKVSAEKVTKVAAVNCIGEDVGATVMMGKVIRPLRSVDPSQTEYQGLIELTEEGTKGQTYPFGIMGMANKADCLQKGELVKFQVCTVAQTGQKMACSVVPQRRAMVECVKDQFGFITYEVGESKKLFFHVKEVQDGLELQTGDEVEFSVVLNQRTGKCSACNVRRVSEGPKPVVTPRPDRLVNRLKSITLDDASAPRLVIVRQPRGPDNSKGFNIERKTRQPGVID; encoded by the exons ATGAGTTTTGACCCAGGCATGCTCCATAATAATGGGCATACTGCATATGCCAACGGCACAGGGCCTGGTATTAGAGAGACTGGTGTGGTGGAGAAGCTCTTGACTTCCTATGGGTTCATCCAGTGCTCCGAACGCCAGGCTCGTCTCTTCTTCCACTGCTCCCAGTACAATGGCAATCTGCAGGACCTAAAAATAGGAG ATGATGTGGAGTTTGAGGTATCCTCTGACAGGCGCACTGGCAAGCCCATAGCAGTGAAGCTGCTTAAGATAAAGCCAGAGGTGCTGCCAGAGGAGCGCATCTCGGGCCAG GTTGTCTCGTCAATCCCGCTGCACTTGGATGGAAAGTCTGCTCCCGGCCAGGTGCCCACTGGAAGTGTTTGTTATGAAAGAAATGGG GAAGTGTTCTATCTTACCTATACTCCTGAGGATGTAGAGGGTAATATCCATCTGGACACTGGTGATAAAGTCAGCTTTTATATGGACACCAACAAGCA TACTGGTGCAGTCAGTGCTCGCAATATTCAGCTTGTGAAGAAAAAGCAGATGAGGTGCCAGGGTGTGGTTTGTGCTACAAAG GAGGCCTTTGGATTTATTGAGAGGGCAGATGTGGTGAAGGAGATCTTTTTTCACTACAGCGAGTTCAAGGGTGACCTGGAGGCTCTTCAGGCTGGAGATGATGTTGAGTTCACCATCAAAGACAGAAAT GGTAAGGAAGTGGCTACTGACGTGAGACTGCTCCCTCAAGGAACAGTCATCTTTGAGGATATCAGCATTGAGCAGTTTGAAGGCACCGTTGTCAAGGTCATTCCTAAGGTTCCCACCAAAAACCAG AATGACCCTCTACCGGGTCGTATTAGTGCAAGGATTGGTTACAATGAGAAGGAGCTGCCATTTGGCGAGAAGGACACCAAGTCCAAGGTGACCCTATTGGAGGGTGACCACATTCAATTCAACATCTCCACTGATCGCAGAGATAAACTGGAGAGAGCCACCAACATTGACATACTCCCAGACACCTTCAACTTCACCAAGGAGACTCGAGAAATG GGTGTGATTGCAGCCATACGAGATGGCTTTGGTTTCATTAAGTGTGTGGATCGGGATGCCAGAATGTTCTTTCACTTCAGTGAAGTTCTGGAGGAGAGTCAGCTGCATATCTCAGATGAAGTGGAGTTCACTGTTGTGCCT GATATGCTGTCAGCTCAAAGGAACCATGCAGTTCGCATCAAGAAACTTCCCAAAGGCACTGTGTCCTTCCATACACAGTCTGAGCAGCGTTTTGTTGGCGTAGTGGAGAAGGAAGTTGTCGCAACAACCAAGAATGCCAGTCCCACTAAGGGCAAGGAGAAG GAAGCTGAGGAAGGAGTGATTGCATATGAAGACTGTGGGGTGAAGCTCACTGTGCCGTACCATGCCAAGGATCTGGAGGGAGGTCACCCTCAGGCTGGAGACAAG GTGGAGTTCTCAATCAGCGAGGTGAAGCGAACTGGCATGCAGAGCGCTGTCTCCATCCGCGTCCTCAACCGCAATGCCTCTAATGCCAAGAGACTGCATGGCTTTGTGGCCACGCTGAAGGACAACTTTGGCTTTATTGAGACCGCAAATCATGACCAGGAAATCTTCTTTCATTACAG TGAAATGTGTGGAGACTTAGAGAATCTGGAGCTGGGCGACACAGTGGAGTACGCTCTCTCTAAGGGAAAAGGAAACAAAGTCAGTGCAGAAAAAGTTACAAAAGTGGCTGCAG TGAATTGCATTGGTGAAGATGTTGGTGCAACAGTGATGATGGGGAAAGTCATCCGTCCTTTACGAAGTGTGGACCCATCCCAAACAGAATACCAAGGTCTTATTGAACTCACAGAGGAAG GAACTAAAGGGCAGACTTATCCCTTTGGAATCATGGGTATGGCAAACAAGGCTGATTGTCTGCAGAAAGGTGAACTTGTTAAATTCCAAGTTTGCACAGTTGCCCAGACTGGACAGAAGATGGCCTGCAGTGTGGTCCCTCAGCGTAGAGCCATGGTGGAGTGTGTCAAAGACCAG TTTGGCTTCATTACATATGAAGTTGGTGAGAGCAAGAAGCTGTTCTTCCATGTAAAGGAAGTGCAAGATGGCCTGGAGCTCCAGACAGGGGATGAGGTGGAGTTTTCTGTTGTCCTCAATCAACGCACAGGAAAATGTAGTGCCTGCAACGTACGCCGAGTCAG TGAGGGGCCTAAACCAGTGGTGACACCACGTCCTGACCGCCTGGTGAACCGACTGAAGAGTATCACTCTGGACGACGCTAGTGCTCCTCGTCTGGTCATCGTAAGACAGCCACGTGGTCCGGACAACTCAAAG GGCTTCAATATTGAGCGCAAGACTCGCCAGCCTGGTGTGATTGACTGA